From Halorubrum salinarum, the proteins below share one genomic window:
- a CDS encoding transcription initiation factor IIB — protein MTETYTYSDGGTERDRLADRGDASATGEHTRTRDAAGAESTSVDERTESEQITTCPECDGRLATDTEHGETVCSDCGLVVEEDSVDRGPEWRAFNSGERDSKSRVGAPTTNMMHDKGLSTNIGWQDKDAYGKSLTGRQRRRMQRLRTWNERFRTRDSKERNLKQALGEIDRMSSALGLPDNVRETASVIYRRALGENLLPGRSIEGVATASLYAAARQVGNPRSLDEFTAVSRVEKMELTRTYRYVIRELGLRVQPADPTSYVPRFVSRLDLSEETERRARELLDDAANAGITSGKSPVGLAAAAVYAAALLSNEKVTQSQVSDVADVSEVTIRNRYKELLDASGTVSA, from the coding sequence ATGACAGAGACATACACCTACAGCGACGGCGGCACGGAACGAGACCGACTCGCGGACCGGGGCGACGCGTCCGCGACCGGCGAGCACACCCGAACGAGGGACGCGGCGGGAGCGGAGTCGACGAGCGTCGACGAGCGCACGGAGAGCGAGCAGATCACCACCTGTCCGGAGTGCGACGGCCGGCTCGCCACGGACACGGAACACGGCGAGACGGTGTGTAGCGACTGCGGGCTCGTCGTCGAGGAGGACTCGGTCGACCGCGGCCCGGAGTGGCGCGCGTTCAACTCCGGCGAGCGCGACAGCAAGTCGCGTGTGGGGGCCCCCACGACGAACATGATGCACGACAAGGGGCTCTCGACGAACATCGGCTGGCAGGACAAAGACGCCTACGGCAAGTCGCTCACGGGGCGACAGCGGCGCCGGATGCAGCGGCTGCGGACGTGGAACGAGCGCTTCCGTACCCGCGACTCCAAGGAGCGCAACCTCAAGCAGGCGCTCGGCGAGATCGACCGCATGTCCAGCGCGCTGGGCCTCCCGGACAACGTCCGCGAGACCGCGTCGGTCATCTACCGCCGCGCGCTGGGCGAGAACCTCCTTCCGGGCCGTTCGATCGAGGGCGTCGCCACCGCCTCGCTGTACGCCGCCGCTCGGCAGGTGGGGAACCCCCGGAGCCTCGACGAGTTCACCGCGGTCTCCCGGGTCGAGAAGATGGAGCTCACACGGACGTACCGCTACGTCATCCGCGAGCTCGGGCTGCGCGTCCAGCCCGCGGACCCGACGAGCTACGTGCCCCGGTTCGTCTCGCGGCTCGACCTCTCCGAGGAGACCGAGCGGCGCGCGCGCGAACTGCTCGACGACGCCGCGAACGCGGGGATCACCAGCGGCAAGTCGCCGGTCGGGCTCGCCGCGGCCGCCGTCTACGCCGCGGCGCTGCTGTCGAACGAGAAGGTGACCCAGAGCCAGGTGTCCGACGTCGCCGACGTCTCGGAGGTCACCATCCGGAACCGGTACAAGGAGCTGCTCGACGCGAGCGGCACCGTGAGCGCCTGA
- a CDS encoding PLDc N-terminal domain-containing protein yields the protein MSPLLLQGAAAGIALLISLVFLVVHLAMIVWTYSDAQSRSDHPPVLWALVVFFAPILGILLYLIIGRNSY from the coding sequence ATGTCCCCGTTGCTCCTCCAGGGTGCGGCCGCCGGGATCGCCCTGCTGATCAGCCTCGTCTTCCTCGTCGTTCACCTGGCGATGATCGTGTGGACGTACTCGGACGCGCAGTCGCGAAGCGATCATCCGCCCGTGCTCTGGGCGCTCGTGGTGTTCTTCGCGCCGATCCTCGGTATCCTGCTGTACCTCATCATCGGCCGGAACTCCTACTGA
- a CDS encoding Zn-dependent hydrolase: protein MNLPVDADRLRADIEANAAFGRVETDDPDAHARTNRTGTEANREARDRLVARLRDAGLDVTVDAVGNVLGTWTPESADPDAAPVVSGSHLDSVPEGGIFDGPLGVYAALEAVRAMRDEGVEPERPVGVVSFTEEEGGTFGNGLLGSTVATGELALDEALALSDAEGETLGEALDRIGYRGGDAVDAATPTDAEGAPTTLEPASWGAFYELHVEQDTTLEAAGAAAGVVTTITGITHCEATIDGEANHAGATPMDERTDALAAASEFVLDVEAAANEVVASSSPSAVGTVGSLSVAPNATNVVPGRVEAGVDVRDVEAESMEAIVDAARDSLARLERERGVETEFERPFDVAPTPMSDRLREAAHDAADAAGREAIDLHSGAAHDAMRVARVTDASLLFAPSRDGISHNPREWTDWADCAAATEVLAGALARVATDGR, encoded by the coding sequence ATGAACCTCCCAGTCGACGCGGACCGGCTCCGCGCGGACATCGAGGCGAACGCGGCGTTCGGCCGGGTCGAGACGGACGACCCCGACGCGCACGCGCGAACGAACCGAACGGGGACCGAGGCCAACCGGGAGGCCCGGGACCGGCTGGTCGCGCGCCTCCGCGACGCCGGCCTCGACGTGACCGTCGACGCCGTCGGGAACGTCCTCGGGACGTGGACCCCCGAGAGCGCCGACCCGGACGCCGCCCCGGTCGTCTCGGGGAGCCACCTCGACAGCGTCCCCGAGGGCGGCATCTTCGACGGGCCCCTCGGGGTGTACGCCGCGCTGGAGGCCGTCCGCGCGATGCGCGACGAGGGCGTCGAACCGGAGCGTCCCGTCGGCGTCGTGAGCTTCACCGAGGAGGAGGGCGGCACCTTCGGCAACGGCCTGCTGGGATCGACCGTCGCGACGGGCGAGCTGGCGCTCGACGAGGCGCTCGCGCTGTCGGACGCGGAGGGGGAGACGCTCGGCGAGGCGCTCGACCGGATCGGCTACCGCGGCGGGGACGCGGTCGACGCCGCCACGCCGACCGACGCGGAGGGCGCGCCGACGACGTTAGAGCCCGCGTCGTGGGGGGCGTTCTACGAGCTCCACGTCGAGCAGGACACGACGCTGGAGGCGGCGGGCGCGGCGGCCGGCGTCGTGACGACGATCACCGGGATCACCCACTGCGAGGCGACGATCGACGGGGAGGCGAACCACGCGGGCGCGACCCCGATGGACGAGCGGACGGACGCGCTGGCGGCCGCGAGCGAGTTCGTGCTGGACGTCGAGGCCGCCGCGAACGAGGTCGTCGCGTCGTCGTCGCCCTCGGCCGTCGGCACGGTCGGGTCGCTGTCGGTCGCCCCGAACGCGACGAACGTGGTCCCCGGGCGCGTCGAGGCGGGCGTCGACGTGCGCGACGTGGAGGCCGAGTCGATGGAGGCGATCGTCGACGCCGCGCGCGACTCGCTGGCGCGGCTGGAGCGCGAGCGCGGGGTCGAGACCGAGTTCGAGCGCCCGTTCGACGTGGCGCCGACGCCGATGAGCGACCGCCTCCGCGAGGCCGCTCACGACGCCGCCGACGCAGCGGGCCGCGAGGCGATCGACCTCCACTCCGGCGCCGCCCACGACGCGATGCGGGTCGCGCGCGTCACGGACGCGTCGCTGCTGTTCGCCCCGTCGCGCGACGGGATCTCGCACAACCCCCGCGAGTGGACCGACTGGGCCGACTGCGCCGCCGCGACCGAGGTGCTCGCCGGGGCGCTCGCGCGCGTCGCGACCGACGGACGGTGA
- a CDS encoding mechanosensitive ion channel family protein, whose translation MRRPLGLASVAVGLFAGIGGTIAGTTDALATWPPIGGYPASVVVGRSLLVVAVAGLVYGSYLLAVRVLTRSASKRRAHNVRNLLRLAFGVVGTVATLAVATENWLGLLFSLGVIGFAVTFALQQPLLSLIAWVYIAVKQPFGVGDRVRIDDAKGDVIGVDFLVTTLWEINGELVTTNQPSGRVVTVPNSVVLSSNVVNFGGGGSPYVWNEVSVQVAYETDLEFARSVMIEEATDLVGRDMAEGIAAYRDALAETPVELEVHDGPSVNVRQEESWVELRVRYLTHPRRGQRVKNRLYERILERFNDNPDRVAFPVSRSR comes from the coding sequence GTGAGGCGTCCACTCGGGCTCGCGTCGGTCGCGGTCGGCCTGTTCGCGGGGATCGGCGGGACGATCGCCGGCACGACCGACGCGCTGGCGACCTGGCCGCCGATCGGCGGGTACCCCGCCTCGGTGGTCGTGGGCCGCTCGCTGCTCGTCGTCGCCGTCGCGGGGCTCGTGTACGGGAGCTACCTGCTCGCGGTCCGGGTGCTGACCCGGTCGGCCAGCAAGCGCCGGGCGCACAACGTCCGGAACCTGCTTCGACTGGCGTTCGGGGTCGTCGGGACCGTGGCGACCCTCGCGGTGGCGACCGAGAACTGGCTCGGCCTCCTGTTCTCGCTCGGCGTCATCGGGTTCGCGGTCACCTTCGCGCTCCAGCAGCCGCTCTTATCGCTGATCGCGTGGGTGTACATCGCGGTCAAGCAGCCGTTCGGCGTCGGCGACCGGGTCCGGATCGACGACGCGAAGGGCGACGTGATCGGCGTCGACTTCCTCGTGACGACGCTGTGGGAGATCAACGGGGAACTGGTGACGACGAACCAGCCCTCCGGACGGGTGGTCACCGTTCCGAACAGCGTGGTCCTGTCGTCGAACGTCGTCAACTTCGGCGGCGGCGGGTCGCCGTACGTCTGGAACGAGGTCTCGGTTCAGGTGGCCTACGAGACCGACCTGGAGTTCGCGCGCTCGGTGATGATCGAGGAGGCGACCGACCTGGTCGGCCGGGACATGGCCGAGGGGATCGCCGCCTACCGCGACGCGCTCGCGGAGACGCCCGTCGAACTGGAGGTCCACGACGGCCCGAGCGTCAACGTCCGGCAGGAGGAGTCCTGGGTGGAGCTCCGGGTGCGGTACCTCACGCACCCGCGCCGCGGCCAGCGCGTGAAGAACAGGCTGTACGAGCGGATCCTCGAACGGTTCAACGACAACCCGGACCGGGTCGCGTTCCCGGTGAGCCGTAGCCGATAG
- the malA gene encoding alpha-amylase MalA, with product MHHPGPPRFLATGERTELAPRDPNPDGAYAWRVADAPPDSEATVGDGPVTGFTPDVPGRYLLGLDAPDGDHLLTVRAFPASYEGVDVAGGSGTAIRDRDADDAPRDYAAQEQYEGVDRPRVRVDASVAFDGDPGEEGEHAGEAVFTAVPSPNPESSLDADDLTVTFVVDDRDVADAVAAGRTNPRDALRASDDGRELRVPLDAVPDRLRVHAVAVARDPGEDPRVSVADAAAVERAAGDRAAADEAGGGEPVRVPDAPDFETVRLNDPPEWTREASVYEVFVRTFADADEGEAFDAIAERIPRIADLGVDTLWLTPVLGHDGKPHGYNIVDFFDTAEDLGEREDFEALVETAHDHGMRVLFDFVANHTAREHEWFRDAYQNPASPYRDRYEWQESGEPGTYFDWELIANLNHANLDVRRFLLDVVDEWAPLVDGFRCDMAWAVPDSFWRELRDRVKDVDREFLLMDETIPYIPGFHEGMFDVHFDATLYFQLRQIGRGAAPAESVLDAVGQRAEIGFPDHAEFLQYIENHDETRYRVECGDAAAAAAGAAIMTLPGVPMVYAGQEIGQRGRRDAIAWDHAREEVRERYERLLAVRRDHPALGPAGDLSRVDYHVASGDLSEEPVVASGDAHPDDVVAFRRRDGDDDLVVVLNFAPVDASVAVDLDYGERDLVTGEDCLVEDGEGTERIRVDEVAVVPVAGE from the coding sequence ATGCACCACCCCGGACCCCCGCGCTTCCTCGCGACCGGCGAGCGGACGGAGCTTGCGCCGAGAGATCCGAACCCGGACGGCGCGTACGCGTGGCGCGTCGCCGACGCGCCGCCCGACAGCGAGGCGACCGTCGGCGACGGCCCCGTGACCGGGTTCACGCCCGACGTGCCGGGACGCTACCTGCTCGGCCTCGACGCCCCGGACGGCGACCACCTCCTCACCGTCCGCGCGTTCCCGGCGAGCTACGAGGGCGTCGACGTCGCGGGCGGGAGCGGGACCGCGATCCGCGACCGGGACGCGGACGACGCGCCGCGCGATTACGCCGCGCAGGAGCAATACGAGGGAGTCGACCGGCCGCGCGTGCGGGTCGACGCGAGCGTCGCGTTCGACGGGGACCCGGGCGAGGAGGGCGAACACGCCGGGGAGGCGGTGTTCACCGCGGTCCCCTCGCCGAACCCGGAGTCCTCGCTCGACGCCGACGACCTGACCGTGACGTTCGTCGTCGACGACCGCGACGTGGCCGACGCCGTCGCGGCGGGCCGCACGAACCCGCGGGACGCGCTCCGCGCGAGCGACGACGGTCGCGAGCTCCGCGTGCCGCTCGACGCGGTGCCGGACCGGCTCCGGGTACACGCCGTCGCGGTCGCGCGGGACCCGGGCGAGGACCCGCGCGTGAGCGTCGCCGACGCGGCGGCCGTCGAGCGCGCCGCGGGCGACCGGGCCGCGGCCGACGAGGCCGGGGGCGGCGAGCCCGTGCGGGTCCCGGACGCGCCCGACTTCGAGACGGTGCGGCTCAACGACCCGCCCGAGTGGACCCGCGAGGCCTCGGTCTACGAGGTGTTCGTCCGCACCTTCGCGGACGCCGACGAGGGCGAGGCGTTCGACGCCATCGCCGAGCGGATCCCGCGGATCGCCGACCTCGGCGTCGACACGCTGTGGCTCACCCCGGTCCTCGGCCACGACGGGAAGCCGCACGGCTACAACATCGTCGACTTCTTCGACACCGCCGAGGACCTCGGCGAGCGCGAGGACTTCGAGGCGCTCGTCGAGACCGCCCACGACCACGGGATGCGCGTGCTGTTCGACTTCGTCGCCAACCACACCGCGCGCGAGCACGAGTGGTTCCGGGACGCTTACCAAAACCCGGCGTCGCCGTACCGCGACCGCTACGAGTGGCAGGAGTCGGGCGAGCCGGGCACCTACTTCGACTGGGAGCTGATCGCGAACCTCAATCACGCGAACCTCGACGTGCGGCGGTTCCTGCTCGACGTGGTCGACGAGTGGGCGCCGCTCGTCGACGGGTTCCGCTGCGACATGGCGTGGGCGGTCCCCGACTCCTTCTGGCGGGAGCTCCGCGACCGCGTGAAGGACGTCGACCGGGAGTTCCTCCTGATGGACGAGACGATCCCGTACATCCCCGGCTTCCACGAGGGGATGTTCGACGTCCACTTCGACGCGACGCTGTACTTCCAGCTCCGGCAGATCGGACGGGGGGCGGCGCCCGCGGAGTCCGTCCTCGACGCGGTCGGCCAGCGCGCCGAGATCGGGTTCCCGGACCACGCCGAGTTCCTCCAGTACATCGAGAACCACGACGAGACGCGCTACCGCGTCGAGTGCGGCGACGCGGCCGCGGCCGCCGCGGGCGCGGCGATCATGACGCTGCCGGGCGTCCCGATGGTGTACGCCGGCCAGGAGATCGGGCAGCGCGGGCGCCGCGACGCGATCGCGTGGGACCACGCGCGCGAGGAGGTCCGCGAGCGCTACGAGCGCCTGCTCGCGGTCCGCCGGGACCACCCCGCGCTCGGGCCGGCCGGCGACCTCTCGCGCGTCGACTACCACGTCGCGAGCGGCGACCTCTCGGAGGAGCCGGTCGTCGCCAGCGGCGACGCCCACCCGGACGACGTGGTGGCGTTCCGACGGCGCGACGGCGACGACGACCTCGTCGTCGTCCTCAACTTCGCGCCGGTCGACGCGAGCGTCGCGGTCGACCTCGACTACGGGGAGCGCGACCTCGTCACCGGCGAGGACTGCCTCGTCGAGGACGGCGAGGGCACGGAGCGGATCCGCGTCGACGAGGTGGCGGTAGTGCCGGTCGCCGGGGAGTGA
- the malQ gene encoding 4-alpha-glucanotransferase, giving the protein MRFDRSDAVFCHVTSLPGAYGIGDLGEGARDFLSFLGDAGVDHWQICPFGPTLSVAGESPYQSPSAFAGNPLFVDPDGLVADGWLDEGDLTPVPDFPTDRVDYDAVREYKLPLLRTAFDRFEERATEADRAALDEFREREPWLADYALFRALSDARPEDVWTDWPAPLRTRDPEALAEARDEHAREIRFREFVQWTFDRQWRDLRAVAAEEGVSIVGDVPIYVALDSADVWASPEAFRLDEGNRPTAVAGVPPNAGDDGQRWGNPLYDWEHLAESGYDWWLDRFRRLFELADVARLDHFLGFAKYWAIPADSDDPADGEWRDGPGRDLFETVERELGEAPFIAEDLGFEEPAMEELMAEFGFPGMRVPQYADWCAEGNQYQPMHYGEGVVGYTSTHDTDTWVGYFEDLPPEQRDCFRYNVGSDPEEPPEWAIIDAVWGSDAILAVTTLQDLLGLGSDARFNEPGTLAGNWEWRVARDALDDEIADRLWELGGRHVR; this is encoded by the coding sequence ATGCGATTCGACCGCTCCGACGCCGTCTTCTGTCACGTCACCTCGCTGCCGGGGGCGTACGGGATCGGCGACCTCGGCGAGGGCGCGCGCGACTTCCTCTCGTTCCTCGGCGACGCCGGCGTCGACCACTGGCAGATCTGTCCGTTCGGGCCGACGCTCTCCGTGGCCGGGGAGTCGCCGTACCAGTCGCCGTCGGCGTTCGCCGGCAACCCGCTGTTCGTCGACCCCGACGGGCTCGTCGCGGACGGCTGGCTCGACGAGGGCGACCTGACGCCGGTCCCCGACTTCCCGACCGACCGCGTCGACTACGACGCGGTCCGCGAGTACAAGCTCCCGCTGTTGCGGACCGCCTTCGACCGGTTCGAGGAGCGGGCGACGGAGGCGGACCGCGCGGCGCTCGACGAGTTCCGCGAGCGCGAGCCGTGGCTCGCCGACTACGCGCTGTTCCGCGCGCTCTCCGACGCGCGCCCGGAGGACGTCTGGACCGACTGGCCCGCGCCGCTGCGGACGCGAGACCCCGAGGCGCTGGCCGAGGCGCGCGACGAGCACGCCCGCGAGATCCGGTTCCGCGAGTTCGTTCAGTGGACGTTCGACCGCCAGTGGCGCGACCTGCGGGCGGTCGCGGCCGAGGAGGGGGTGTCTATCGTCGGCGACGTGCCCATCTACGTCGCGCTCGACTCCGCCGACGTGTGGGCGAGCCCGGAGGCGTTCCGGCTCGACGAGGGGAACCGCCCGACTGCGGTCGCGGGCGTCCCGCCGAACGCGGGCGACGACGGGCAGCGGTGGGGGAACCCGCTGTACGACTGGGAGCACCTCGCCGAGTCGGGGTACGACTGGTGGCTCGACCGGTTCCGCCGGCTGTTCGAGCTCGCGGACGTGGCGCGGCTCGACCACTTCCTCGGGTTCGCGAAGTACTGGGCGATCCCGGCCGACAGCGACGACCCCGCGGACGGCGAGTGGCGCGACGGCCCGGGCCGGGACCTGTTCGAGACCGTGGAGCGCGAACTGGGCGAGGCCCCCTTCATCGCGGAGGACCTCGGGTTCGAGGAGCCGGCGATGGAAGAACTGATGGCGGAGTTCGGCTTCCCGGGGATGCGCGTCCCGCAGTACGCCGACTGGTGCGCGGAGGGGAACCAGTACCAGCCGATGCACTACGGCGAGGGCGTCGTGGGCTACACCTCGACGCACGACACGGACACCTGGGTCGGCTACTTCGAGGACCTCCCGCCCGAGCAGCGCGACTGCTTCCGGTACAACGTCGGGTCCGACCCCGAGGAGCCGCCCGAGTGGGCGATCATCGACGCGGTGTGGGGGTCGGACGCGATCCTCGCGGTGACGACGCTCCAGGACCTGCTCGGGCTCGGCAGCGACGCGCGGTTCAACGAGCCCGGCACGCTGGCCGGCAACTGGGAGTGGCGCGTCGCCCGCGACGCGCTCGACGACGAGATAGCGGACCGGCTCTGGGAGCTGGGCGGGCGACACGTCCGGTAG
- a CDS encoding sodium:calcium antiporter, with protein MTGILPDAPVVHVLVIAAATGLIWVGSGWLEEAAETLAGYYGLPAVVQGSVVVAVGSSFPELVSVLVTAFTGVFDMGVGALVGSAIFNVLVIPAVAGLGAEEELEANRAIVYKEAQFYMLAVSALVVTFALAVIYFPVSTDPIVGELPRSLAVIPLGLYGLYLFIQYQDVDDAAAERVRDGVDLRREWAKLAAGLGLIVVTVERLVASVESLGAAFGVPEFLAGVTVVAAATSLPDALVSVRTARDDRGATSLGNVLGSNTFDLLVAIPLGVLIVGAVEVNFSTAVPMFGVLTAATVLLFVTLRTGLALGERESYALLAAYALFVAWVVAETVGATSVLKGV; from the coding sequence GTGACGGGGATCCTCCCCGACGCGCCGGTCGTCCACGTCCTCGTGATCGCCGCGGCGACCGGGCTGATCTGGGTCGGGAGCGGCTGGCTGGAGGAGGCCGCCGAGACCCTCGCCGGCTACTACGGGCTGCCGGCCGTCGTCCAGGGTTCGGTCGTGGTCGCGGTCGGGTCGAGCTTCCCGGAGCTCGTGAGCGTCCTCGTCACCGCCTTCACCGGCGTCTTCGACATGGGCGTCGGGGCGCTCGTCGGGTCGGCCATCTTCAACGTCCTCGTGATCCCCGCGGTCGCCGGCCTCGGGGCCGAGGAGGAGCTGGAGGCCAACCGGGCGATCGTGTACAAGGAGGCGCAGTTCTACATGCTCGCGGTCTCGGCGCTGGTCGTGACGTTCGCGCTCGCGGTCATCTACTTCCCGGTGTCGACGGATCCGATCGTCGGGGAGCTGCCGCGCTCGCTCGCGGTCATCCCCCTCGGGCTGTACGGGCTCTACCTGTTCATCCAGTACCAGGACGTGGACGACGCGGCGGCGGAGCGCGTGCGCGACGGGGTCGACCTCCGGCGGGAGTGGGCGAAGCTGGCGGCGGGCCTCGGGCTCATCGTCGTCACGGTCGAGCGGCTGGTCGCGTCGGTCGAGTCGCTCGGCGCGGCCTTCGGCGTCCCGGAGTTCCTCGCCGGCGTCACGGTCGTCGCGGCGGCGACGAGCCTGCCGGACGCGCTGGTGAGCGTCCGGACGGCGCGCGACGACCGCGGCGCGACGAGCCTCGGCAACGTCCTCGGCTCGAACACCTTCGACCTGCTGGTCGCGATCCCGCTCGGCGTGCTGATCGTCGGCGCGGTCGAGGTGAACTTCTCGACGGCGGTGCCGATGTTCGGCGTCCTGACGGCCGCGACCGTCCTGCTGTTCGTGACGCTTCGGACGGGACTCGCGCTCGGCGAGCGCGAGTCGTACGCGCTGCTCGCGGCCTACGCGCTGTTCGTCGCGTGGGTCGTCGCCGAGACGGTCGGAGCGACGAGCGTGCTGAAGGGCGTGTGA